One genomic segment of Polynucleobacter sp. MWH-UH2A includes these proteins:
- the ccoN gene encoding cytochrome-c oxidase, cbb3-type subunit I, whose translation MGSAVGSNQDTFNYKVISQFAIVTVLWGIVGMLVGVILAAQLIWPEITFNIPWLSYGRLRPLHTNAVIFAFGGSALFATSYYIVQRTCQVRLFCDKLAAFTFWGWQAVIVSAAITLPLGITTSKEYAELEWPIDLLITVVWVAYAIVFFGTVIKRKTKHIYVSNWFFGAYILTIAVLHIVNNIEMPASLFKSYSAYAGAQDAMIQWWYGHNAVGFFLTTSFLGMMYYFIPKQAERPIYSYRLSIVHFWALNFTYMWAGPHHLQHTSLPDWTQSLGMVFSLILLAPSWGGMINGIMTLSGAWHKLRRDPILKFLVVALSFYGMSTFEGSMMSIKTVNSLSHYTDWTIGHVHSGALGWVAMITIGSLYYLIPRLVGQKDMYSTKLIELHFWVATIGVVIYIAAMWIAGVMQGLMWRAFEPDGTLTYSFVESVKATYPFYVIRLLGGLCYLGGMLIMAYNVYKTVINKKFIDAEIPQVSIAAH comes from the coding sequence ATGGGATCTGCCGTGGGGAGTAATCAAGATACCTTCAATTACAAGGTAATCAGCCAATTTGCCATCGTTACCGTATTGTGGGGAATTGTTGGCATGCTCGTCGGGGTTATCCTCGCTGCGCAATTAATTTGGCCTGAAATTACATTCAACATCCCTTGGTTAAGTTATGGTCGCTTGCGCCCACTACATACCAACGCCGTGATTTTTGCATTTGGCGGATCAGCGCTATTTGCAACTTCGTATTACATCGTACAAAGAACGTGTCAGGTACGTTTGTTCTGCGACAAGTTAGCGGCCTTTACCTTTTGGGGTTGGCAAGCCGTCATTGTTTCTGCAGCTATCACTTTGCCATTAGGTATCACCACTTCTAAAGAGTATGCCGAATTAGAGTGGCCAATCGATCTTCTGATTACAGTTGTTTGGGTTGCATACGCGATTGTGTTCTTCGGTACAGTGATCAAGCGCAAAACCAAACATATCTATGTTTCAAACTGGTTCTTTGGCGCATATATCTTGACGATTGCAGTTCTGCATATTGTTAATAACATTGAAATGCCAGCTAGCTTATTTAAGTCTTACTCGGCCTATGCTGGTGCGCAGGATGCAATGATCCAGTGGTGGTACGGACATAATGCGGTGGGCTTCTTTTTGACAACCAGCTTCTTGGGCATGATGTATTACTTCATTCCAAAGCAAGCAGAGCGTCCAATTTACTCCTATCGTTTGTCCATCGTTCACTTCTGGGCATTGAACTTCACTTACATGTGGGCAGGTCCTCACCACTTGCAACACACCTCCTTGCCTGATTGGACCCAATCTTTAGGTATGGTGTTCTCATTGATCTTGTTGGCTCCTTCATGGGGCGGCATGATTAACGGCATCATGACTTTATCTGGCGCATGGCATAAATTGCGTCGTGATCCAATCTTGAAGTTCTTAGTTGTAGCGTTGTCCTTCTACGGTATGTCTACCTTTGAAGGCTCCATGATGTCTATCAAGACGGTAAATAGCTTGTCTCACTACACCGACTGGACCATCGGTCACGTGCACTCTGGTGCATTAGGTTGGGTTGCAATGATCACGATTGGATCTTTGTACTATCTCATCCCACGTTTGGTTGGTCAAAAAGATATGTACAGCACGAAGTTAATTGAGCTGCATTTCTGGGTAGCTACGATCGGTGTGGTCATCTATATCGCTGCGATGTGGATTGCCGGTGTAATGCAAGGTTTGATGTGGAGAGCCTTTGAACCAGACGGCACATTGACTTACAGCTTTGTGGAGTCTGTAAAGGCGACTTACCCCTTCTATGTAATTCGTTTGTTGGGCGGTCTCTGCTACTTAGGTGGCATGTTGATCATGGCCTACAACGTGTACAAGACAGTGATTAACAAAAAATTCATTGATGCTGAGATTCCACAAGTATCTATTGCCGCTCACTAA
- a CDS encoding cbb3-type cytochrome C oxidase subunit 3: MQNIAPYLSAISTVLGLVVFLGIVWWAWSAKRQPANQESAELPFDLPDEFSKDKS; this comes from the coding sequence ATGCAAAATATCGCACCCTACCTCTCAGCAATATCTACAGTACTTGGCTTAGTAGTTTTTTTAGGAATCGTTTGGTGGGCTTGGTCTGCAAAAAGACAGCCCGCTAATCAAGAATCCGCAGAACTCCCGTTCGATCTACCCGATGAATTCAGTAAGGATAAATCATGA
- a CDS encoding sulfite exporter TauE/SafE family protein has product MLTASLLTAVFLGALVSGWHCALMCGGIAAAIERPVASQVPLRPKSQLIYEQLVMHLGRISTYVLLGALAAWIGLAVWQQNVLPIQRALFVLTSILLFFMGARLLGMNRSNARIGSGWLSAQIANYWTKYLGRFANNPSRWFSGMLWGLVPCGLVYGVLPLAFLSGDVLTGATIMLAFGLGTLPNLLLISKFSAALTQFGQYAWVRYFAALLLFIGAGFGLYRAWTLPSALLNGGFCLS; this is encoded by the coding sequence ATGCTGACCGCCAGCCTGTTAACTGCAGTTTTTTTGGGCGCACTCGTGAGTGGTTGGCATTGCGCTTTGATGTGTGGAGGTATTGCTGCTGCAATTGAGCGTCCCGTAGCCTCTCAGGTGCCTTTGCGCCCCAAATCCCAGCTGATATATGAACAGTTGGTTATGCATCTCGGGCGTATCAGTACTTATGTTTTATTAGGCGCTCTTGCTGCTTGGATTGGGCTTGCTGTTTGGCAGCAGAATGTATTGCCAATCCAGCGCGCATTATTTGTATTGACCTCCATCTTGTTGTTTTTCATGGGGGCTCGTTTGTTGGGTATGAATAGATCCAACGCACGTATTGGTAGTGGCTGGTTGAGCGCTCAAATTGCAAATTATTGGACTAAGTATTTAGGTCGTTTTGCTAATAACCCATCTCGCTGGTTTAGTGGAATGCTGTGGGGGCTTGTACCTTGTGGCTTGGTTTATGGAGTGCTGCCATTGGCATTTCTATCTGGTGATGTATTGACTGGTGCAACCATCATGCTTGCCTTTGGTTTGGGTACTTTGCCAAACCTATTATTAATCTCTAAGTTTTCTGCAGCGTTAACTCAGTTTGGGCAATATGCATGGGTTCGATATTTTGCCGCTTTATTACTATTTATTGGCGCCGGGTTCGGTTTGTATCGGGCATGGACTTTGCCTAGCGCATTGCTAAATGGCGGCTTCTGCCTTTCTTAG
- a CDS encoding heavy metal translocating P-type ATPase — MSSSPSFTCYHCSSGILPNELIEAELAGVQRQFCCAGCMAIAQTIHGEGLEVFYTRRAQSGEKPAAYLTGNEVPENLKPYDDPSLCSRFTRLDDNTGDLQTTLRLEKIRCAACVWLCEQHLRRISGVKEVQINYVTQKVIVRFSPEKTSLARLLFEIERIGYEAWPFEPSLSAERSKKERRQLLTRLGVAMLGMMQVMMYAWPSYVGADITPEFEVLLGWTSWALTVPVMVYSAGPIFQAAWRSVRTFQKTHLLGMDVPIALALFLAFTAGTINLIKGSGQSYFDSITMFVAFILAARYVELLARQDAQGGAEALAKQLPATCERLSNYPESRATSVVPVVNCVTGDYLRVSPGEVLPADGVLLENPSSLDESLLTGESKPVEKQVGDRVYAGTHNILNPLIMRIDAIGQSTRIAGIASLLDQALLAKPVMVSLAEKWTAYFVGFLLLSAFVSAAIWLYFDPSQAWTVLVSVLVASCPCALSLAVPTALAAAQGAVTKLGLLIVRGHVLEGLSKASDLVLDKTGTLTMGQPELKKIALLRSGFSRQDALAIAAALEVGQKHPLALSILRAVELENIIPVALSEPVNNLLGKGLSSGPYRLGSAHWLGLQQNLMDSAEGQYGQVHLADEQGLIASFVFLDTPRPGLEKLLQAVKRKHIRLHLVSGDNAQTVAWWAKEVGIEHYRGACTPEDKFDYIEQLQKEGCFVWAIGDGVNDAPLLARADVSIAVGAGAPLAAAGADAILISSSLEPLANAVALADKTQAIIKQNLLWALVYNVLVIPAAMLGLVNPWVAGIGMSLSSLAVTLNAWRLRKA; from the coding sequence ATGAGTAGCAGCCCTTCATTTACGTGTTACCACTGCTCAAGCGGCATTCTGCCCAATGAGCTGATAGAGGCCGAGTTAGCGGGTGTACAGCGGCAATTTTGTTGTGCAGGTTGCATGGCGATTGCCCAAACGATTCATGGTGAAGGTCTTGAAGTTTTTTATACGCGACGCGCACAATCTGGCGAAAAGCCTGCTGCCTATCTTACTGGTAATGAGGTTCCAGAAAATCTGAAGCCTTACGATGATCCCTCATTGTGTTCGCGCTTTACTCGCCTAGATGACAATACAGGCGATTTACAAACAACCTTACGCTTAGAAAAAATTCGTTGTGCTGCATGTGTATGGTTGTGTGAGCAACACCTCCGAAGAATTTCTGGTGTGAAGGAAGTGCAAATTAACTACGTAACGCAGAAAGTCATTGTGCGTTTCTCACCAGAGAAGACTAGTCTTGCGCGCCTATTATTTGAAATTGAGCGCATTGGCTATGAGGCTTGGCCATTTGAACCATCGCTCTCAGCGGAAAGATCAAAGAAGGAGCGCCGTCAATTATTAACAAGGCTTGGCGTGGCGATGTTAGGAATGATGCAGGTCATGATGTATGCATGGCCAAGTTATGTGGGCGCGGATATTACGCCTGAGTTTGAGGTGTTATTGGGTTGGACGAGTTGGGCCTTGACCGTTCCCGTGATGGTGTATTCAGCGGGTCCTATTTTTCAGGCTGCTTGGCGCAGCGTCCGGACATTTCAGAAAACACATCTGTTGGGTATGGATGTGCCAATTGCCCTGGCACTATTTCTGGCATTTACCGCTGGCACGATTAATCTCATTAAAGGATCAGGGCAGAGTTATTTTGATTCCATCACGATGTTTGTCGCATTTATTTTGGCTGCGCGTTATGTGGAGTTATTAGCCAGACAAGATGCACAAGGTGGTGCAGAAGCATTAGCAAAACAACTTCCTGCAACCTGTGAGCGATTAAGCAATTACCCAGAGTCAAGGGCAACCTCGGTAGTGCCTGTAGTCAATTGCGTTACGGGTGATTACTTACGAGTATCACCAGGCGAAGTACTTCCTGCCGATGGTGTTTTGCTTGAAAACCCAAGCTCCTTAGATGAATCTTTGCTTACTGGGGAGTCCAAACCTGTTGAGAAACAAGTTGGCGATCGCGTCTATGCCGGAACCCACAATATTCTGAATCCCCTAATTATGCGAATTGATGCCATTGGACAGTCAACTCGCATTGCCGGTATTGCTTCCTTGCTAGACCAAGCGCTACTTGCCAAACCTGTCATGGTTAGTCTTGCAGAAAAATGGACAGCTTATTTTGTCGGATTTCTCTTGCTGAGCGCATTTGTATCTGCAGCTATTTGGCTGTACTTTGATCCGAGCCAAGCATGGACAGTATTGGTATCCGTTTTGGTAGCAAGTTGTCCGTGCGCACTCTCGCTAGCAGTTCCAACGGCGCTTGCAGCAGCACAGGGTGCTGTTACAAAATTGGGCTTGTTGATTGTGCGTGGTCACGTTCTTGAAGGTTTATCGAAAGCAAGTGATTTAGTTTTAGATAAAACTGGCACGCTGACTATGGGTCAGCCTGAGCTGAAAAAAATTGCGCTCCTGCGATCTGGGTTTTCTAGACAAGATGCATTAGCGATTGCAGCGGCGCTAGAAGTTGGTCAAAAGCATCCGTTGGCCCTATCAATATTGCGCGCTGTTGAGCTAGAAAATATTATCCCCGTAGCTCTATCTGAACCGGTGAATAATTTACTAGGGAAGGGTCTCAGCTCTGGCCCATATCGACTGGGAAGCGCCCATTGGCTAGGCCTGCAGCAGAATTTAATGGATTCTGCTGAGGGGCAATATGGTCAAGTCCATTTAGCAGATGAGCAAGGTTTAATCGCAAGCTTTGTTTTCTTGGACACGCCGCGACCAGGCCTAGAAAAGCTATTGCAAGCAGTAAAGAGAAAGCATATTCGACTGCACTTGGTGTCTGGTGATAATGCCCAAACAGTAGCTTGGTGGGCAAAAGAAGTAGGCATCGAACACTATCGTGGTGCTTGCACACCTGAAGATAAGTTTGATTACATTGAGCAATTGCAAAAAGAAGGGTGTTTTGTTTGGGCTATTGGAGATGGTGTAAATGATGCGCCATTGCTGGCGCGCGCCGATGTCTCTATTGCGGTAGGTGCAGGCGCACCACTTGCTGCTGCTGGCGCAGATGCAATTTTGATTTCAAGCTCCTTAGAGCCTCTAGCAAATGCAGTTGCTCTAGCTGATAAGACTCAAGCCATCATTAAGCAAAATTTGTTGTGGGCATTGGTATACAACGTCTTAGTAATACCAGCGGCAATGTTGGGTCTGGTAAATCCTTGGGTAGCGGGAATAGGGATGTCTCTCTCTTCTTTGGCGGTCACATTAAATGCTTGGCGCTTAAGAAAGGCATAG
- a CDS encoding FixH family protein yields the protein MTEQQISKPWWKQLWPWLLISGPAVAMIGCMITIWLAVNMYTDKPLRDGVVKQGLKVEQLKDAQVHK from the coding sequence ATGACCGAACAGCAGATCAGCAAGCCCTGGTGGAAACAGTTGTGGCCTTGGCTCTTAATTAGCGGGCCAGCAGTGGCAATGATTGGTTGCATGATCACGATTTGGCTTGCAGTAAATATGTATACGGATAAGCCTTTGCGGGATGGCGTAGTGAAGCAGGGTTTAAAGGTTGAACAACTGAAAGATGCGCAGGTTCACAAATGA
- the ccoP gene encoding cytochrome-c oxidase, cbb3-type subunit III, with protein sequence MSDFLGAGWSTYIALVTLVGIVWCIWLLFSQRKTKVTLKPDGQVADTGHVWDGDLRELNNPLPRWWMWMFLISCIFALVYLVLYPGLGSYPGVLGYSTDGALMKSMTNANDELKPVYAKYVKMDIEQIAADPQAREMGQRLFLNSCAQCHGSDAGGSKGFPNLTDGDWLYGGSPENIKTTITNGRGGVMPPFPQLDSKQIVDVANYVRSLSGLPADDLKVARGAEVFKANCAACHGPDGKGNIALGAPNLTDKTWLYGGSEATIIETVTKGRMAMMPAQDKVLSPEKIQLLTAYVWGLSNNKQAPASK encoded by the coding sequence ATGAGTGACTTTCTTGGTGCCGGTTGGAGTACCTATATCGCCTTAGTAACTTTGGTCGGTATTGTATGGTGCATCTGGTTATTATTTTCTCAACGCAAGACAAAGGTAACGCTAAAGCCTGATGGCCAAGTAGCCGACACTGGTCACGTTTGGGATGGAGACTTACGCGAGTTGAATAATCCATTGCCACGTTGGTGGATGTGGATGTTCTTAATCTCTTGCATATTTGCTTTGGTTTATCTAGTGCTCTATCCAGGCTTGGGTTCTTATCCAGGTGTATTGGGCTATAGCACTGATGGTGCTTTGATGAAGTCGATGACGAATGCAAATGATGAGCTCAAGCCAGTCTATGCGAAATACGTGAAGATGGATATTGAGCAAATTGCTGCCGATCCACAAGCCCGTGAAATGGGTCAACGTTTATTCTTAAATTCTTGTGCGCAATGCCATGGCTCAGATGCTGGCGGTTCTAAAGGCTTCCCGAATTTGACAGATGGTGATTGGTTATATGGCGGTTCACCTGAGAACATCAAAACAACCATTACCAATGGTCGTGGTGGTGTAATGCCTCCATTCCCACAATTGGATAGCAAACAAATTGTGGATGTAGCAAATTACGTTCGTAGCCTGTCTGGTTTACCTGCTGATGATCTCAAGGTGGCACGTGGTGCAGAGGTATTTAAAGCAAACTGCGCAGCTTGTCATGGTCCAGATGGAAAAGGCAATATTGCTTTAGGCGCACCTAACCTAACTGATAAGACTTGGTTGTATGGTGGTTCTGAGGCAACCATTATTGAGACAGTTACTAAGGGTCGTATGGCAATGATGCCTGCTCAAGATAAGGTGTTGAGTCCTGAAAAGATTCAGTTGCTAACAGCTTATGTCTGGGGCTTATCAAACAATAAGCAAGCTCCAGCAAGCAAGTAA
- the ccoO gene encoding cytochrome-c oxidase, cbb3-type subunit II: MSEQRRFFSHETLERNAGWLIIATIAAISIAGLVQIVPLFFQHSTTEPSPGVVPYSALRLAGRDIYQREGCLGCHSQQIRTLRSEVERYGPYSLAGESVFDHPFLWGSKRTGPDLARVGGRYSDAWHQIHLNNPRDVVPESNMPAYPYLAKNAADASTIQSHMTAMRRLGVPYTDEDIANAPKELEGKTELDALVAYLQGLGINRRYIIVDEVVAK, translated from the coding sequence ATGTCAGAACAACGTCGATTTTTCTCCCACGAAACGCTTGAGCGTAATGCTGGTTGGTTGATCATTGCTACCATTGCAGCGATTTCGATTGCGGGCTTGGTGCAGATCGTTCCACTATTCTTCCAGCACTCCACTACAGAACCGAGTCCTGGAGTGGTGCCTTACTCTGCATTGCGTTTGGCAGGTCGCGATATTTATCAGCGCGAAGGTTGCTTGGGTTGCCATTCACAACAGATTCGTACACTACGTTCAGAAGTAGAGCGCTACGGTCCTTATTCTTTGGCTGGCGAATCTGTTTTTGATCACCCATTCCTGTGGGGTAGTAAGCGTACTGGTCCAGACCTGGCTCGCGTAGGCGGTCGTTATTCTGATGCTTGGCATCAGATTCACTTAAACAACCCACGTGATGTAGTGCCTGAGTCCAACATGCCTGCTTATCCTTATTTGGCAAAGAATGCTGCGGATGCGAGCACTATTCAGTCACACATGACTGCAATGCGTCGCTTAGGTGTGCCTTACACCGATGAAGATATTGCAAATGCGCCAAAAGAATTAGAAGGCAAGACTGAGCTTGATGCTTTGGTTGCTTATTTACAAGGACTTGGTATCAATCGTAGATACATCATTGTTGATGAGGTGGTAGCTAAGTAA
- a CDS encoding MFS transporter: MRFRSVGYTPFMLMAQTCALLGFACYAVVLAPLQEEWHLTNLQSGLIASAFFFGYMLAVPLATALTDRVDARKVYLVGGLSATSGLLGMSLLAHNFWTALLFMSINGAGLAGTYMPGLKILSDRIQSGELTRHIAFYTAFFGIGTGFSYLCSGWILSALGWHYVFGIIALGPFTAFLIVLFCIPPLAHEKWKGPIRIRLHDIFPVDKWKLVLMDKKASGFIFGYTAHSLELFASRSWIVAFFAFCAVASGESFFLTATTLAGVINFFGVPSSILGNEIALRVGRQKWVCIVMLTSAVMGIALASSTGHSWWLVVALAIGHAIFIMADSSTLTAGLVISAQENIKGAAMGLHSLMGFGGGLMGPAIFGFVLDVAGSRASSTAWIWAYAAVVIWGVLFVIYERRNGWVDKTTA, from the coding sequence ATGCGCTTTCGATCAGTTGGCTACACCCCCTTTATGCTTATGGCGCAAACCTGCGCTTTATTGGGTTTCGCGTGTTATGCCGTTGTGCTCGCTCCTTTGCAGGAAGAGTGGCATTTAACTAACCTTCAGTCCGGTTTAATTGCAAGCGCGTTTTTCTTTGGCTATATGTTGGCTGTACCTCTAGCGACAGCCCTTACCGATCGAGTGGATGCTCGTAAGGTGTATTTAGTAGGAGGTCTCTCTGCCACCTCAGGTTTATTGGGCATGAGCCTCTTGGCCCACAACTTTTGGACGGCACTGTTATTTATGTCCATCAATGGCGCTGGTCTTGCTGGAACCTATATGCCGGGACTCAAAATATTGTCTGATCGTATTCAGTCTGGGGAGTTAACTAGGCATATTGCTTTTTACACAGCGTTCTTTGGTATTGGCACCGGTTTTTCTTATTTATGTTCCGGATGGATTTTGAGTGCTCTGGGTTGGCATTATGTATTTGGCATTATTGCGCTAGGACCGTTTACAGCATTTTTGATTGTGCTCTTTTGTATTCCGCCGTTAGCACATGAAAAGTGGAAGGGTCCGATTCGAATTCGCTTGCATGACATATTTCCAGTGGATAAATGGAAGTTAGTCTTGATGGATAAAAAGGCATCAGGATTCATTTTTGGTTATACCGCGCACTCTTTAGAGCTGTTTGCTTCTAGAAGTTGGATTGTGGCGTTCTTTGCATTTTGTGCCGTTGCTTCGGGGGAAAGCTTCTTTTTAACCGCCACCACATTGGCTGGAGTGATTAATTTCTTTGGCGTACCTTCATCAATTCTTGGCAATGAAATAGCCTTACGAGTCGGACGGCAAAAGTGGGTTTGTATTGTGATGCTGACCAGTGCGGTTATGGGAATTGCTTTAGCCTCATCTACTGGCCACTCGTGGTGGTTGGTTGTTGCCTTAGCAATTGGCCACGCTATTTTCATCATGGCGGATTCTTCAACATTAACTGCAGGTTTAGTGATCAGCGCTCAAGAAAATATTAAAGGTGCTGCGATGGGCTTACATTCCTTGATGGGATTTGGCGGTGGATTAATGGGGCCCGCTATTTTCGGTTTTGTATTGGATGTTGCTGGATCGCGTGCATCCTCCACGGCTTGGATATGGGCTTATGCGGCTGTCGTGATTTGGGGCGTTCTGTTTGTAATTTATGAACGTCGCAATGGTTGGGTTGACAAAACCACTGCATGA
- the fnr gene encoding fumarate/nitrate reduction transcriptional regulator Fnr — MNYKPTDTPTSKCSVCVLGQFCLPVGLSSSDVSKIDTLVKERVHLQKGESLYRHGDPLGSVYSVRFGTLKTEYCLQDGRQQVIGFHLPGEILGLDGIGDGHYQSDAIALEESDVCIIRYEAFEELARQIPVLQNQFHRIMSRELTQDQRHLLSLGTMRAEERLAAFLLSLSQRLAARGYLNNEFDLRMSRVDIGSYLGIQIETVSRMLSRFAESGLIQIKQRHIKLIDMNGLYELAGIPNPDRTACVSADIPIKQG; from the coding sequence ATGAATTACAAACCTACCGATACCCCTACCAGCAAATGCTCGGTTTGCGTCTTGGGGCAGTTTTGCCTTCCGGTGGGGCTAAGCTCTAGTGATGTATCCAAAATTGATACCCTTGTAAAAGAGCGGGTGCATTTACAAAAAGGGGAAAGCCTCTATCGTCATGGCGATCCATTGGGCTCGGTTTATAGCGTTCGCTTTGGCACTCTCAAAACAGAATATTGCCTACAAGATGGTCGGCAACAAGTCATTGGCTTTCATCTTCCCGGTGAAATTTTAGGTTTAGACGGGATTGGGGACGGCCACTACCAATCTGATGCGATCGCTCTAGAAGAGAGTGACGTATGCATTATTCGTTACGAAGCATTTGAGGAACTGGCGCGACAAATCCCAGTTCTACAAAATCAGTTTCACCGCATCATGAGTCGTGAGCTCACTCAAGATCAGCGTCATTTACTTTCTCTTGGCACAATGCGTGCTGAAGAGCGATTGGCAGCTTTTCTATTAAGCCTCTCCCAACGCTTAGCAGCGCGCGGTTATTTAAATAATGAATTTGATTTACGCATGAGTCGCGTGGATATTGGCAGCTACCTTGGTATTCAGATAGAAACCGTCAGCCGCATGCTCTCACGCTTTGCTGAATCAGGACTCATTCAAATTAAACAACGACATATCAAACTCATTGATATGAATGGGCTCTACGAACTGGCGGGCATACCAAACCCAGATAGAACAGCCTGCGTTAGCGCTGATATCCCTATAAAACAGGGATAA
- the ccoG gene encoding cytochrome c oxidase accessory protein CcoG, which produces MSENSPGGKPVPIEVIEESLYEVRRKIYPRSVSGLFARWRFILVFATQLLFYGLPWLSWNGRQAVLFDLIQRKFYIFGLVLWPQDVIYLTLLLILSALALFLFTAVAGRLFCGYACPQTVYTEIFMWIERKVEGDRFARIRLDGEEWPWSFRKWRLKITKHFLWLLIAFWTGFTFIGYFTPIETLGAAILHLSLGPWQTFWLCFYSFATWGNAGFMREQVCKYMCPYARFQSVMVDKDTFLVTYDKVRGEPRGSRSKSADHGALGLGDCVDCSICVQVCPTGIDIRDGLQYMCIGCGACIDACDQVMEKVNYPKGLIRYTTERAMLDKESNQSAIRHIFRPRVIFYTGFITLLASAFLFSLATRNPLRVDVMRDRGALAREVEGVRIENIYRIQIMNASENPMKVQIKATGLNDLRILNSQGQEVTEINVGPASNQLMPIKVSTNIGQNDSGNYPIHFDVTAQEQAGNEIISRTRNEKSSFIIPR; this is translated from the coding sequence GTGTCAGAGAATTCGCCGGGTGGGAAGCCCGTTCCAATAGAAGTAATAGAGGAGTCTCTTTACGAGGTCCGGCGAAAGATTTACCCTCGTTCAGTCTCGGGCCTATTTGCCCGTTGGCGTTTTATCCTCGTATTTGCCACCCAACTCCTCTTTTATGGTCTTCCTTGGCTGAGTTGGAATGGTCGTCAAGCCGTTCTCTTTGATTTAATCCAGCGTAAGTTCTATATCTTCGGCTTGGTTTTATGGCCGCAGGATGTGATTTATCTCACGCTGCTTTTAATTCTGTCTGCCTTAGCTTTATTTTTATTTACTGCAGTAGCTGGCCGCTTATTTTGTGGGTATGCATGTCCACAGACGGTGTATACCGAAATCTTTATGTGGATCGAGCGCAAGGTCGAAGGTGATCGTTTTGCGCGGATACGTCTAGACGGGGAAGAGTGGCCATGGAGTTTTAGAAAATGGCGCCTGAAGATAACGAAGCATTTCCTTTGGTTGCTTATTGCTTTCTGGACAGGCTTTACTTTTATCGGCTACTTCACGCCGATTGAAACCTTGGGCGCAGCGATTTTGCATTTGTCCTTAGGCCCATGGCAGACATTCTGGTTGTGCTTTTACAGCTTCGCCACTTGGGGCAATGCAGGCTTTATGCGCGAGCAAGTTTGCAAATACATGTGCCCTTACGCACGCTTCCAAAGTGTGATGGTCGACAAAGACACCTTCTTAGTGACCTACGATAAAGTGCGTGGTGAACCACGCGGTAGCCGTAGTAAGTCTGCAGATCATGGCGCTTTGGGTTTAGGTGATTGTGTTGACTGCAGTATTTGCGTACAAGTCTGTCCAACGGGCATTGATATTCGAGATGGCTTGCAATACATGTGTATCGGTTGTGGTGCCTGTATTGATGCGTGCGATCAGGTGATGGAGAAGGTGAATTATCCAAAAGGTTTGATTCGGTACACCACCGAGAGAGCAATGCTGGATAAGGAGTCCAATCAAAGTGCCATTAGGCATATATTCCGTCCAAGAGTAATTTTCTATACTGGTTTTATTACGCTGTTGGCTTCCGCTTTTCTATTTTCTTTGGCTACCAGAAATCCACTGCGTGTGGATGTCATGCGTGACCGTGGCGCATTAGCGCGTGAAGTAGAGGGTGTTCGTATTGAGAATATTTATCGTATTCAAATCATGAACGCTTCCGAGAACCCAATGAAGGTTCAGATTAAGGCGACTGGTCTGAATGATTTGAGAATTCTGAATTCTCAAGGTCAAGAAGTTACTGAGATTAATGTTGGGCCCGCAAGTAATCAGTTGATGCCAATTAAAGTGAGCACCAATATTGGCCAAAACGATTCTGGGAATTACCCAATTCATTTTGATGTCACTGCGCAAGAGCAGGCCGGCAACGAAATCATTTCTAGAACGCGTAATGAAAAATCCAGCTTTATCATTCCTCGTTAA
- the ccoS gene encoding cbb3-type cytochrome oxidase assembly protein CcoS — translation MESLFILIPLSLLLVALLAWILHWSVKSGQFDDLSGPGESILMDDDAPKPQKVSEHSQK, via the coding sequence ATGGAAAGCCTTTTTATTCTGATTCCTCTATCTCTTCTTTTGGTGGCTTTATTGGCTTGGATCTTGCACTGGTCCGTAAAAAGTGGGCAGTTCGATGATTTAAGTGGTCCAGGTGAGTCCATTTTGATGGATGATGACGCTCCAAAGCCACAAAAAGTTAGCGAACACTCTCAAAAATAG
- a CDS encoding GIY-YIG nuclease family protein — protein sequence MTWCVYLLECSDGSYYAGITNRLEHRINAHNLGQGARYTRSRGPVKLLATQEHPDRSAASIAEAQLKRLARSQKLAFFQAKNE from the coding sequence TTGACCTGGTGTGTTTACCTTCTAGAGTGCTCTGACGGCAGTTACTATGCCGGCATTACCAATCGCCTCGAACATCGCATTAACGCCCATAATTTGGGGCAAGGCGCACGCTATACCCGATCCCGTGGACCGGTCAAATTATTAGCAACCCAAGAACATCCAGACCGATCTGCAGCTTCTATAGCTGAGGCGCAATTAAAGCGTCTAGCTCGATCGCAAAAATTAGCGTTCTTTCAAGCTAAAAATGAATAG